In one window of Solanum pennellii chromosome 2, SPENNV200 DNA:
- the LOC107010033 gene encoding probable aspartyl protease At4g16563, producing the protein MTTPFSLSTYFFIFFFLSSALLHFNQCYAKERKPSYSLVLSLTHTKTSLTIPKSSYNLVKKNSETLDIREPLREVRDGYLISLNIGTPPQIIQVYMDTGSDLTWVPCGNLSFDCIDCDDYRDHKLMSSFSPSFSSSSYRDLCTSSSCIDIHSSDNPFDQCTIAGCSLNSLLKGTCSRPCPSFAYTYGEGIVSGTLTRDTLRVHGTSSNPNSIREVPKFVFGCVGTTYREPIGIVGFGKGPLSLPSQLGFLQKGFSHCFLPFKFANNPNISSPLVVGDQAISSKENFQFTPMLKSPMYPNFYYIGLEAITVGNGATTQVPLTLREFDSLGNGGMLIDSGTTYTHLPEPFYSSLLTALRSSINYPRAEDIEARTGFDLCYRLPCPNNNLNSLVTDDFPSITFHFLNNVSLVLPNGNDFYAMGAPRNSTVVKCLLFQSMEGSEEGPAGIFGNFQQQNVEVVYDLEKERIGFQTSDCASAATSQGLHKT; encoded by the coding sequence ATGACAACACCTTTTAGCCTCTCAActtacttcttcatcttcttctttctttctagtGCATTGCTTCATTTCAACCAATGCTATGCAAAGGAAAGAAAGCCTTCTTATTCCTTGGTGCTAAGCTTAACTCATACGAAAACCAGCCTTACGATACCTAAATCATCGTATAATTTAGTGAAAAAAAACTCAGAAACATTGGACATAAGGGAGCCATTGAGAGAAGTGAGAGATGGTTATTTGATATCATTGAATATAGGAACACCCCCACAAATTATCCAAGTGTATATGGACACTGGAAGTGACCTTACTTGGGTACCTTGTGGGAACCTATCATTTGATTGTATAGATTGTGATGACTATAGGGATCACAAGCTAATGTCAAGCTTTTCTccttcattttcatcttcttcctatAGGGATTTATGTACTAGTTCCTCTTGTATCGATATCCATAGCTCCGATAACCCTTTTGATCAATGCACTATTGCTGGATGCTCATTGAATAGTTTACTTAAGGGCACTTGTTCAAGGCCATGTCCTTCTTTTGCTTACACATATGGTGAAGGTATCGTATCGGGAACCCTAACTAGGGATACTCTTCGAGTCCATGGGACTAGTTCAAACCCTAATTCCATTAGGGAAGTCCCAAAGTTTGTCTTTGGATGTGTTGGAACAACTTATAGAGAGCCTATTGGGATTGTAGGGTTTGGTAAAGGTCCACTTTCTTTGCCTTCACAATTAGGGTTTCTTCAAAAGGGTTTTTCACATTGCTTCTTGCCTTTCAAGTTTGCAAATAACCCTAATATATCTAGCCCTCTAGTTGTAGGGGATCAAGCCATTTCATCCAAAGAAAATTTCCAATTTACTCCTATGTTGAAAAGCCCTATGTACCCTAATTTCTATTACATTGGCCTAGAAGCTATAACTGTGGGAAATGGTGCCACTACACAAGTTCCCTTAACCTTGAGAGAATTTGATTCTTTAGGCAATGGAGGAATGTTGATTGATTCCGGAACCACTTACACTCACCTACCTGAACCATTCTACTCGTCTCTTCTAACCGCCCTTCGATCATCCATAAATTACCCACGTGCTGAGGATATCGAGGCACGGACAGGGTTTGACCTATGTTATAGGCTCCCATGCCCTAATAACAACCTTAATAGTCTAGTTACCGATGATTTCCCTTCAATAACATTCCATTTCTTGAACAATGTTAGCCTTGTTTTACCTAATGGGAACGATTTCTATGCCATGGGTGCACCACGAAACTCAACAGTGGTGAAATGTTTGTTGTTCCAAAGCATGGAAGGTTCTGAAGAAGGGCCAGCTGGGATTTTCGGAAACTTCCAACAACAAAATGTGGAAGTTGTGTATGACTTGGAGAAAGAAAGGATTGGGTTTCAAACTTCTGATTGTGCCTCAGCTGCAACTTCTCAAGGGCTTCACAAGA